Proteins from a genomic interval of Onychostoma macrolepis isolate SWU-2019 chromosome 17, ASM1243209v1, whole genome shotgun sequence:
- the angel1 gene encoding protein angel homolog 1 isoform X2 gives MIASVMFYVLYPLSRLIRRVSELWCKTPFVYINGKEVWDGGGALSGPQQTGLLLQWNSAGNTAAAPDPDHTDTESAHGELVDLLDICELKKRPEELNKEEMHEDMHKSLSYINQMEAPAASVCDGSININPSESALRCLEETNDGDPVTNESAFPNIEYQSHSDIDNMLSAFNQLDAHAETGVYDDRDLTHPSADIFQFDSDAGNEALGSPVFDLAALLADSQQVNAPAEPVGWHFPVGLGLSQMCYCPYVQFPDVSYYPALQDNDSIEVMWRVWEDLNETHTGACGNTAAGFDFSIMSYNILAQDLLEANPQLYTHCPEEVLVWDQRLWTILKELQIWEPDIICLQEVQEDHFLEQIYPVLTDMGYTCIYKRRTGAKTDGCAVCYHSDRFTQLSINLLEFRQSDCELLDRDNVGIVLLLQPTAGQNEVFSPICVANTHLLFNPRRGDVKLAQLAIVFAEIDIMIKKCRSEGRRCEVVLCGDFNALPNSPLWNFITTGQLYYHGLPAWMVSGQVDLSYKIHHTRLFAPLWPSSLSITDGCQYMSDTQTAASDNRQYSAEFLCQLRYCPAACVRPADLELIPGVTDKTPDPDDVEMFSSRFGHTLNHALSLRSAYSPVQPDMRTVVSSLNSEGGAMVDYIFYSTGSASAEESAGGLKLLGRLSLLSEADLWSLRGLPNEAFPSDHLSLIVKLQLPPV, from the exons ATGATCGCGAGTGTGATGTTTTACGTGCTGTATCCGCTCTCGAGGCTGATCCGCAGAGTTTCAG AACTGTGGTGCAAGACGCCGTTTGTGTACATTAATGGCAAAGAGGTTTGGGATGGTGGCGGTGCTCTTTCTGGACCGCAGCAGACGGGCCTGTTACTGCAGTGGAACAGCGCGGGAAACACCGCCGCTGCTCCCGATCCAGACCACACGGACACTGAGAGTGCTCACGGAGAGCTGGTAGATCTACTGGACATCTGTGAGCTGAAAAAGAGACCAGAAGAGTTGAACAAGGAGGAAATGCATGAAGACATGCACAAATCACTGAGTTACATCAATCAGATGGAAGCTCCTGCAGCATCGGTGTGTGATGGAAGCATTAACATAAACCCCTCAGAATCAGCGCTCCGGTGTTTAGAAGAAACAAATGATGGAGATCCTGTGACGAATGAGTCTGCGTTTCCCAATATTGAATATCAGAGTCACTCAGACATTGATAACATGCTCTCTGCATTCAACCAGCTTGATGCACATGCAGAAACAGGTGTCTATGATGATCGTGATCTCACTCATCCCAGCGCTGACATCTTCCAGTTTGATTCTGACGCTGGGAATGAAGCCCTTGGCAGCCCAGTGTTTGATTTGGCGGCTTTGCTTGCAGACTCTCAGCAGGTTAATGCACCAGCGGAGCCTGTCGGCTGGCATTTTCCCGTAGGCCTTGGGCTGTCACAGATGTGTTATTGCCCTTATGTGCAGTTTCCTGACGTCAGCTACTATCCTGCGCTTCAGGACAATGACAGTATTGAAG TGATGTGGCGGGTATGGGAGGATCTTAATGAAACCCACACTGGTGCCTGTGGGAACACAGCTGCTGGGTTTGACTTCAGCATCATGTCTTACAACATCCTGGCTCAAGATCTGCTAGAAGCGAATCCACAGCTTTACACACACTGTCCAGAGGAAGTGTTAGTGTGGGACCAGCGACTCTGGACCATCTTGAAGGAGCTCCAGATCTGGGAACCTGAC ATAATTTGTCTTCAGGAAGTTCAAGAAGATCACTTCTTAGAGCAGATCTATCCTGTCCTGACTGACATGG GTTACACCTGCATCTACAAACGCCGCACTGGCGCCAAAACGGATGGCTGTGCAGTGTGTTATCACAGCGACCGCTTTACCCAGCTTTCCATCAATCTGCTGGAGTTTCGCCAATCGGACTGTGAGCTGCTGGATCGTGACAACGTGGGCATTGTGCTGCTCCTCCAGCCGACAGCAGGGCAGAATGAAGTGTTCAGCCCCATATGTGTGGCCAACACACACCTGCTGTTCAACCCCAGGAGAGGAGATGTGAAGCTCGCCCAGCTGGCCATCGTGTTTGCTGAAATTGACATCATGATCAAGAAATGCAGGAGTGAAGGAAGACGCTGTGAGGTGGTTTTATGTGGGGACTTTAACGCTTTACCCAACAGCCCTCTGTGGAATTTCATCACCACCGGACAGCTTTACTACCATGGGTTACCTGCTTGGATG GTTTCAGGTCAGGTGGATTTGTCATATAAAATCCATCACACAAGGCTTTTTGCCCCATTGTGGCCCAGCAGCCTCAGCATCACTGACGGCTGTCAGTACATGTCTGACACGCAGACCGCAGCTTCAG ACAATCGGCAGTACAGCGCTGAatttctgtgtcagctgcgatACTGTCCGGCGGCGTGTGTGCGGCCCGCTGATCTGGAGCTCATACCAGGAGTCACTGACAAAACACCAG ACCCAGACGACGTGGAAATGTTTAGTTCAAG GTTTGGACACACGTTGAATCACGCGCTGAGCCTGAGGTCAGCTTACAGTCCGGTCCAGCCCGACATGCGGACTGTGGTCAGCTCTCTGAACTCAGAGGGAGGAGCGATGGTCGACTACATCTTCTACTCCACCGGCTCTGCTTCAGCTGAAG AGAGCGCTGGCGGATTGAAGCTGCTGGGTCGCTTGTCTCTGCTGTCGGAGGCTGATCTCTGGTCTCTGCGAGGACTTCCTAACGAAGCGTTTCCCTCGGATCATCTCAGTCTGATCGTCAAGCTTCAGCTTCCTCCTGTCTGA
- the angel1 gene encoding protein angel homolog 1 isoform X3: MIASVMFYVLYPLSRLIRRVSELWCKTPFVYINGKEVWDGGGALSGPQQTGLLLQWNSAGNTAAAPDPDHTDTESAHGELVDLLDICELKKRPEELNKEEMHEDMHKSLSYINQMEAPAASVCDGSININPSESALRCLEETNDGDPVTNESAFPNIEYQSHSDIDNMLSAFNQLDAHAETGVYDDRDLTHPSADIFQFDSDAGNEALGSPVFDLAALLADSQQVNAPAEPVGWHFPVGLGLSQMCYCPYVQFPDVSYYPALQDNDSIEVMWRVWEDLNETHTGACGNTAAGFDFSIMSYNILAQDLLEANPQLYTHCPEEVLVWDQRLWTILKELQIWEPDIICLQEVQEDHFLEQIYPVLTDMGYTCIYKRRTGAKTDGCAVCYHSDRFTQLSINLLEFRQSDCELLDRDNVGIVLLLQPTAGQNEVFSPICVANTHLLFNPRRGDVKLAQLAIVFAEIDIMIKKCRSEGRRCEVVLCGDFNALPNSPLWNFITTGQLYYHGLPAWMVSGQVDLSYKIHHTRLFAPLWPSSLSITDGCQYMSDTQTAASVDNRQYSAEFLCQLRYCPAACVRPADLELIPGVTDKTPDPDDVEMFSSRERWRIEAAGSLVSAVGG, translated from the exons ATGATCGCGAGTGTGATGTTTTACGTGCTGTATCCGCTCTCGAGGCTGATCCGCAGAGTTTCAG AACTGTGGTGCAAGACGCCGTTTGTGTACATTAATGGCAAAGAGGTTTGGGATGGTGGCGGTGCTCTTTCTGGACCGCAGCAGACGGGCCTGTTACTGCAGTGGAACAGCGCGGGAAACACCGCCGCTGCTCCCGATCCAGACCACACGGACACTGAGAGTGCTCACGGAGAGCTGGTAGATCTACTGGACATCTGTGAGCTGAAAAAGAGACCAGAAGAGTTGAACAAGGAGGAAATGCATGAAGACATGCACAAATCACTGAGTTACATCAATCAGATGGAAGCTCCTGCAGCATCGGTGTGTGATGGAAGCATTAACATAAACCCCTCAGAATCAGCGCTCCGGTGTTTAGAAGAAACAAATGATGGAGATCCTGTGACGAATGAGTCTGCGTTTCCCAATATTGAATATCAGAGTCACTCAGACATTGATAACATGCTCTCTGCATTCAACCAGCTTGATGCACATGCAGAAACAGGTGTCTATGATGATCGTGATCTCACTCATCCCAGCGCTGACATCTTCCAGTTTGATTCTGACGCTGGGAATGAAGCCCTTGGCAGCCCAGTGTTTGATTTGGCGGCTTTGCTTGCAGACTCTCAGCAGGTTAATGCACCAGCGGAGCCTGTCGGCTGGCATTTTCCCGTAGGCCTTGGGCTGTCACAGATGTGTTATTGCCCTTATGTGCAGTTTCCTGACGTCAGCTACTATCCTGCGCTTCAGGACAATGACAGTATTGAAG TGATGTGGCGGGTATGGGAGGATCTTAATGAAACCCACACTGGTGCCTGTGGGAACACAGCTGCTGGGTTTGACTTCAGCATCATGTCTTACAACATCCTGGCTCAAGATCTGCTAGAAGCGAATCCACAGCTTTACACACACTGTCCAGAGGAAGTGTTAGTGTGGGACCAGCGACTCTGGACCATCTTGAAGGAGCTCCAGATCTGGGAACCTGAC ATAATTTGTCTTCAGGAAGTTCAAGAAGATCACTTCTTAGAGCAGATCTATCCTGTCCTGACTGACATGG GTTACACCTGCATCTACAAACGCCGCACTGGCGCCAAAACGGATGGCTGTGCAGTGTGTTATCACAGCGACCGCTTTACCCAGCTTTCCATCAATCTGCTGGAGTTTCGCCAATCGGACTGTGAGCTGCTGGATCGTGACAACGTGGGCATTGTGCTGCTCCTCCAGCCGACAGCAGGGCAGAATGAAGTGTTCAGCCCCATATGTGTGGCCAACACACACCTGCTGTTCAACCCCAGGAGAGGAGATGTGAAGCTCGCCCAGCTGGCCATCGTGTTTGCTGAAATTGACATCATGATCAAGAAATGCAGGAGTGAAGGAAGACGCTGTGAGGTGGTTTTATGTGGGGACTTTAACGCTTTACCCAACAGCCCTCTGTGGAATTTCATCACCACCGGACAGCTTTACTACCATGGGTTACCTGCTTGGATG GTTTCAGGTCAGGTGGATTTGTCATATAAAATCCATCACACAAGGCTTTTTGCCCCATTGTGGCCCAGCAGCCTCAGCATCACTGACGGCTGTCAGTACATGTCTGACACGCAGACCGCAGCTTCAG tagACAATCGGCAGTACAGCGCTGAatttctgtgtcagctgcgatACTGTCCGGCGGCGTGTGTGCGGCCCGCTGATCTGGAGCTCATACCAGGAGTCACTGACAAAACACCAG ACCCAGACGACGTGGAAATGTTTAGTTCAAG AGAGCGCTGGCGGATTGAAGCTGCTGGGTCGCTTGTCTCTGCTGTCGGAGGCTGA
- the angel1 gene encoding protein angel homolog 1 isoform X1, which yields MIASVMFYVLYPLSRLIRRVSELWCKTPFVYINGKEVWDGGGALSGPQQTGLLLQWNSAGNTAAAPDPDHTDTESAHGELVDLLDICELKKRPEELNKEEMHEDMHKSLSYINQMEAPAASVCDGSININPSESALRCLEETNDGDPVTNESAFPNIEYQSHSDIDNMLSAFNQLDAHAETGVYDDRDLTHPSADIFQFDSDAGNEALGSPVFDLAALLADSQQVNAPAEPVGWHFPVGLGLSQMCYCPYVQFPDVSYYPALQDNDSIEVMWRVWEDLNETHTGACGNTAAGFDFSIMSYNILAQDLLEANPQLYTHCPEEVLVWDQRLWTILKELQIWEPDIICLQEVQEDHFLEQIYPVLTDMGYTCIYKRRTGAKTDGCAVCYHSDRFTQLSINLLEFRQSDCELLDRDNVGIVLLLQPTAGQNEVFSPICVANTHLLFNPRRGDVKLAQLAIVFAEIDIMIKKCRSEGRRCEVVLCGDFNALPNSPLWNFITTGQLYYHGLPAWMVSGQVDLSYKIHHTRLFAPLWPSSLSITDGCQYMSDTQTAASVDNRQYSAEFLCQLRYCPAACVRPADLELIPGVTDKTPDPDDVEMFSSRFGHTLNHALSLRSAYSPVQPDMRTVVSSLNSEGGAMVDYIFYSTGSASAEESAGGLKLLGRLSLLSEADLWSLRGLPNEAFPSDHLSLIVKLQLPPV from the exons ATGATCGCGAGTGTGATGTTTTACGTGCTGTATCCGCTCTCGAGGCTGATCCGCAGAGTTTCAG AACTGTGGTGCAAGACGCCGTTTGTGTACATTAATGGCAAAGAGGTTTGGGATGGTGGCGGTGCTCTTTCTGGACCGCAGCAGACGGGCCTGTTACTGCAGTGGAACAGCGCGGGAAACACCGCCGCTGCTCCCGATCCAGACCACACGGACACTGAGAGTGCTCACGGAGAGCTGGTAGATCTACTGGACATCTGTGAGCTGAAAAAGAGACCAGAAGAGTTGAACAAGGAGGAAATGCATGAAGACATGCACAAATCACTGAGTTACATCAATCAGATGGAAGCTCCTGCAGCATCGGTGTGTGATGGAAGCATTAACATAAACCCCTCAGAATCAGCGCTCCGGTGTTTAGAAGAAACAAATGATGGAGATCCTGTGACGAATGAGTCTGCGTTTCCCAATATTGAATATCAGAGTCACTCAGACATTGATAACATGCTCTCTGCATTCAACCAGCTTGATGCACATGCAGAAACAGGTGTCTATGATGATCGTGATCTCACTCATCCCAGCGCTGACATCTTCCAGTTTGATTCTGACGCTGGGAATGAAGCCCTTGGCAGCCCAGTGTTTGATTTGGCGGCTTTGCTTGCAGACTCTCAGCAGGTTAATGCACCAGCGGAGCCTGTCGGCTGGCATTTTCCCGTAGGCCTTGGGCTGTCACAGATGTGTTATTGCCCTTATGTGCAGTTTCCTGACGTCAGCTACTATCCTGCGCTTCAGGACAATGACAGTATTGAAG TGATGTGGCGGGTATGGGAGGATCTTAATGAAACCCACACTGGTGCCTGTGGGAACACAGCTGCTGGGTTTGACTTCAGCATCATGTCTTACAACATCCTGGCTCAAGATCTGCTAGAAGCGAATCCACAGCTTTACACACACTGTCCAGAGGAAGTGTTAGTGTGGGACCAGCGACTCTGGACCATCTTGAAGGAGCTCCAGATCTGGGAACCTGAC ATAATTTGTCTTCAGGAAGTTCAAGAAGATCACTTCTTAGAGCAGATCTATCCTGTCCTGACTGACATGG GTTACACCTGCATCTACAAACGCCGCACTGGCGCCAAAACGGATGGCTGTGCAGTGTGTTATCACAGCGACCGCTTTACCCAGCTTTCCATCAATCTGCTGGAGTTTCGCCAATCGGACTGTGAGCTGCTGGATCGTGACAACGTGGGCATTGTGCTGCTCCTCCAGCCGACAGCAGGGCAGAATGAAGTGTTCAGCCCCATATGTGTGGCCAACACACACCTGCTGTTCAACCCCAGGAGAGGAGATGTGAAGCTCGCCCAGCTGGCCATCGTGTTTGCTGAAATTGACATCATGATCAAGAAATGCAGGAGTGAAGGAAGACGCTGTGAGGTGGTTTTATGTGGGGACTTTAACGCTTTACCCAACAGCCCTCTGTGGAATTTCATCACCACCGGACAGCTTTACTACCATGGGTTACCTGCTTGGATG GTTTCAGGTCAGGTGGATTTGTCATATAAAATCCATCACACAAGGCTTTTTGCCCCATTGTGGCCCAGCAGCCTCAGCATCACTGACGGCTGTCAGTACATGTCTGACACGCAGACCGCAGCTTCAG tagACAATCGGCAGTACAGCGCTGAatttctgtgtcagctgcgatACTGTCCGGCGGCGTGTGTGCGGCCCGCTGATCTGGAGCTCATACCAGGAGTCACTGACAAAACACCAG ACCCAGACGACGTGGAAATGTTTAGTTCAAG GTTTGGACACACGTTGAATCACGCGCTGAGCCTGAGGTCAGCTTACAGTCCGGTCCAGCCCGACATGCGGACTGTGGTCAGCTCTCTGAACTCAGAGGGAGGAGCGATGGTCGACTACATCTTCTACTCCACCGGCTCTGCTTCAGCTGAAG AGAGCGCTGGCGGATTGAAGCTGCTGGGTCGCTTGTCTCTGCTGTCGGAGGCTGATCTCTGGTCTCTGCGAGGACTTCCTAACGAAGCGTTTCCCTCGGATCATCTCAGTCTGATCGTCAAGCTTCAGCTTCCTCCTGTCTGA
- the angel1 gene encoding protein angel homolog 1 isoform X4 yields MIASVMFYVLYPLSRLIRRVSELWCKTPFVYINGKEVWDGGGALSGPQQTGLLLQWNSAGNTAAAPDPDHTDTESAHGELVDLLDICELKKRPEELNKEEMHEDMHKSLSYINQMEAPAASVCDGSININPSESALRCLEETNDGDPVTNESAFPNIEYQSHSDIDNMLSAFNQLDAHAETGVYDDRDLTHPSADIFQFDSDAGNEALGSPVFDLAALLADSQQVNAPAEPVGWHFPVGLGLSQMCYCPYVQFPDVSYYPALQDNDSIEVMWRVWEDLNETHTGACGNTAAGFDFSIMSYNILAQDLLEANPQLYTHCPEEVLVWDQRLWTILKELQIWEPDIICLQEVQEDHFLEQIYPVLTDMGYTCIYKRRTGAKTDGCAVCYHSDRFTQLSINLLEFRQSDCELLDRDNVGIVLLLQPTAGQNEVFSPICVANTHLLFNPRRGDVKLAQLAIVFAEIDIMIKKCRSEGRRCEVVLCGDFNALPNSPLWNFITTGQLYYHGLPAWMVSGQVDLSYKIHHTRLFAPLWPSSLSITDGCQYMSDTQTAASVDNRQYSAEFLCQLRYCPAACVRPADLELIPGVTDKTPGLDTR; encoded by the exons ATGATCGCGAGTGTGATGTTTTACGTGCTGTATCCGCTCTCGAGGCTGATCCGCAGAGTTTCAG AACTGTGGTGCAAGACGCCGTTTGTGTACATTAATGGCAAAGAGGTTTGGGATGGTGGCGGTGCTCTTTCTGGACCGCAGCAGACGGGCCTGTTACTGCAGTGGAACAGCGCGGGAAACACCGCCGCTGCTCCCGATCCAGACCACACGGACACTGAGAGTGCTCACGGAGAGCTGGTAGATCTACTGGACATCTGTGAGCTGAAAAAGAGACCAGAAGAGTTGAACAAGGAGGAAATGCATGAAGACATGCACAAATCACTGAGTTACATCAATCAGATGGAAGCTCCTGCAGCATCGGTGTGTGATGGAAGCATTAACATAAACCCCTCAGAATCAGCGCTCCGGTGTTTAGAAGAAACAAATGATGGAGATCCTGTGACGAATGAGTCTGCGTTTCCCAATATTGAATATCAGAGTCACTCAGACATTGATAACATGCTCTCTGCATTCAACCAGCTTGATGCACATGCAGAAACAGGTGTCTATGATGATCGTGATCTCACTCATCCCAGCGCTGACATCTTCCAGTTTGATTCTGACGCTGGGAATGAAGCCCTTGGCAGCCCAGTGTTTGATTTGGCGGCTTTGCTTGCAGACTCTCAGCAGGTTAATGCACCAGCGGAGCCTGTCGGCTGGCATTTTCCCGTAGGCCTTGGGCTGTCACAGATGTGTTATTGCCCTTATGTGCAGTTTCCTGACGTCAGCTACTATCCTGCGCTTCAGGACAATGACAGTATTGAAG TGATGTGGCGGGTATGGGAGGATCTTAATGAAACCCACACTGGTGCCTGTGGGAACACAGCTGCTGGGTTTGACTTCAGCATCATGTCTTACAACATCCTGGCTCAAGATCTGCTAGAAGCGAATCCACAGCTTTACACACACTGTCCAGAGGAAGTGTTAGTGTGGGACCAGCGACTCTGGACCATCTTGAAGGAGCTCCAGATCTGGGAACCTGAC ATAATTTGTCTTCAGGAAGTTCAAGAAGATCACTTCTTAGAGCAGATCTATCCTGTCCTGACTGACATGG GTTACACCTGCATCTACAAACGCCGCACTGGCGCCAAAACGGATGGCTGTGCAGTGTGTTATCACAGCGACCGCTTTACCCAGCTTTCCATCAATCTGCTGGAGTTTCGCCAATCGGACTGTGAGCTGCTGGATCGTGACAACGTGGGCATTGTGCTGCTCCTCCAGCCGACAGCAGGGCAGAATGAAGTGTTCAGCCCCATATGTGTGGCCAACACACACCTGCTGTTCAACCCCAGGAGAGGAGATGTGAAGCTCGCCCAGCTGGCCATCGTGTTTGCTGAAATTGACATCATGATCAAGAAATGCAGGAGTGAAGGAAGACGCTGTGAGGTGGTTTTATGTGGGGACTTTAACGCTTTACCCAACAGCCCTCTGTGGAATTTCATCACCACCGGACAGCTTTACTACCATGGGTTACCTGCTTGGATG GTTTCAGGTCAGGTGGATTTGTCATATAAAATCCATCACACAAGGCTTTTTGCCCCATTGTGGCCCAGCAGCCTCAGCATCACTGACGGCTGTCAGTACATGTCTGACACGCAGACCGCAGCTTCAG tagACAATCGGCAGTACAGCGCTGAatttctgtgtcagctgcgatACTGTCCGGCGGCGTGTGTGCGGCCCGCTGATCTGGAGCTCATACCAGGAGTCACTGACAAAACACCAG GTTTGGACACACGTTGA